One region of Miscanthus floridulus cultivar M001 chromosome 19, ASM1932011v1, whole genome shotgun sequence genomic DNA includes:
- the LOC136526245 gene encoding uncharacterized protein: MQSREGEEADTAAAAEPDAMSESWPVAEAAPQEGAEASAPADRGGKSPSPAPPASPSTVKERQIPVDPASLRRLGMVSDEDSPLSAPSALTEVVMQSSPILPPLRRPTFVGASLPCSAASSPVHAGARPGAGGAKWKEQPDTHSPTSASALRSLARQHSAALARLVAAPAPSTLSRSASRSEGRTMAPHDDEEEPVQPKTLAAAEDGFTCGALCMLFPGFSKRKPAAAFAAGTTTAATTVSSSVQRRQQSGLRPRRSSASRVASLERFECGSWSPPPPPPPPVDVVYCHATEVAKISCADDDAEAPFKMAFVFDGEPPAATRGILKNSASSRLDSARPSTSSQRHVRFSTAAAVDASSSCPSSPCITPRLAMARAEFHAFLEAQSA; the protein is encoded by the coding sequence ATGCAGTCCCGCGAGGGGGAAGAAGCAgacacagcggcggcggcggagcccgACGCCATGAGCGAATCGTGGCCAGTGGCGGAGGCGGCGCCACAGGAAGGAGCAGAAGCCTCCGCGCCGGCGGACCGCGGCGGCAAGAGCCCGAGCCCGGCCCCGCCAGCGTCGCCATCTACGGTGAAGGAGCGGCAGATCCCCGTGGACCCCGCGTCGCTGCGCCGCCTGGGCATGGTGTCCGACGAGGACTCGCCGCTTTCCGCGCCTTCCGCGCTTACGGAGGTGGTGATGCAGTCGTCCCCGATCCTGCCGCCTCTCCGCCGGCCCACGTTCGTCGGCGCCAGCCTGCCGTGCTCGGCGGCCTCCTCCCCGGTGCACGCCGGCGCTCGTCCAGGTGCTGGTGGCGCCAAGTGGAAGGAGCAGCCTGACACCCACAGCCCGACCTCCGCGTCCGCGCTACGCTCCCTCGCCCGCCAGCACTCGGCCGCGCTCGCCCGGCTcgtcgccgcgcccgcgccgtccaCGCTGTCGAGGTCCGCGTCCCGCTCCGAGGGCAGGACCATGGCGCcgcacgacgacgaggaggagccgGTCCAGCCCAAGACGCTCGCCGCCGCGGAGGACGGCTTCACGTGCGGCGCGCTGTGCATGCTCTTCCCGGGCTTCTCCAAGAGGAAGCCCGCCGCCGCCTTCGCCGCCGGCACCACAACCGCTGCCACGACCGTGTCGTCGAGCGTGCAGAGGCGGCAGCAGTCGGGCTTGAGGCCTCGCCGCAGTAGCGCTTCGCGGGTGGCGTCGCTGGAGAGGTTCGAGTGCGGGTCGTGgagccctcctcctccgccaccgccgcccgtGGACGTCGTCTACTGCCACGCCACGGAGGTGGCAAAGATTAGCTGCGCGGACGACGACGCGGAGGCGCCGTTCAAGATGGCGTTCGTGTTCGACGGTGAGCCGCCCGCGGCGACGAGGGGAATACTGAAGAACTCGGCGTCGTCGCGGCTCGACTCGGCCAGGCCGTCGACGTCGTCGCAGAGGCACGTGAGGttctcgacggcggcggcggtggatgcGTCGTCGTCGTGCCCATCGTCGCCGTGCATCACGCCGCGTCTGGCGATGGCCAGGGCGGAGTTCCACGCGTTCTTGGAGGCGCAGAGCGCATAG